Proteins co-encoded in one Nicotiana sylvestris chromosome 7, ASM39365v2, whole genome shotgun sequence genomic window:
- the LOC104212614 gene encoding uncharacterized protein: MLKQIQVNIPLIDALKEMPGDVMTRPIAEKLSDPGSFTIPCTIGNFAFSKALYDLGASINLMPLAIYKRLGIGRARPMSMLLQLADRTMKRPSEILDDVLVQVGKFVFQADFVILDCWVDEEPIILGRLFLATGRALIDYETGELKMRLSDGEIKFHVQKSMSRPSEFANCSLIDKVDVSVGGGRCNIES, encoded by the exons atgttgAAGCAGATTCAGGTAAacattccattgattgatgctttaAAGGAAATGCCTGG TGATGTTATGACGAGACCCATAGCTGAGAAGCTGTCTGACCCAGGGAGTTTCACAATCCCTTGCACAATAGGTAACTTTGCATTTTCTAAGGCACTGTATGATCTGGGAGCAAGCATAAACCTTATGCCCCTAGCTATCTACAAAAGGCTAGGCATTGGAAGAGCTCGACCCATGTCTATGCTACTACAGCTGGCTGACCGAACTATGAAAAGGCCCTCCGAGATTCTAGATGATGTATTGGTGCAGGTTGGGAAGTTTGTGTTTCAAGCAGATTTTGTCATCCTTGACTGTTGGGTTGATGAGGAACCCATAATTTTAGGAAGACTATTCTTGGCCACCGGGAGAGCTTTAATTGATTATGAAACTGGAGAGCTCAAAATGAGATTAAGCGATGGAGAGATAAAATTCcacgtgcagaaatctatgagcaGACCTAGTGAATTTGCCAATTGCTCTCTAATAGATAAGGTGGATGTAAGTGTTGGAGGAGGACGATGCAACATTGAATCTTAA